In Desulfomonile tiedjei DSM 6799, a genomic segment contains:
- a CDS encoding M23 family metallopeptidase, translating to MKSRFHSGPDAPGSPDRGVPNRLDARNLIRRNRIGQQLAMGIALFLLTAFLSGCPHYSSGLPPSLRLDHLEPDQPARGILHKVLPDQNLLSIAKAYNIDLQALAEVNNLRPPYMIKADSSLFIPGASQVMPVESAKTEPQEKEKTEVRDFTGLLSWPVEGKIISEFGVRGGTQYNGITIQAPEGSPVRASGNGRVGHVGTITLFGNVVLIEHPNNLVTVYAHLKEIKVTAGDTVKNGQIIGTVGSSGRSEGPTLYYEVRSRKKPRNPLFFMDRKAEVKETG from the coding sequence TTGAAAAGCAGGTTCCACTCAGGTCCCGATGCTCCCGGGTCTCCCGATCGGGGGGTTCCGAACCGGTTGGACGCGCGTAATCTGATTCGCAGGAACCGTATTGGACAGCAACTTGCGATGGGAATCGCGCTGTTCTTGCTTACCGCGTTTCTCAGCGGTTGTCCTCATTACAGTTCAGGCTTGCCCCCTTCCCTGAGACTCGACCATCTGGAACCTGACCAGCCTGCACGAGGAATTCTCCATAAAGTGCTGCCCGATCAGAATTTGCTGTCAATTGCCAAAGCGTACAATATCGATCTTCAGGCACTGGCAGAGGTAAACAACTTGCGACCGCCGTACATGATAAAGGCGGATTCCAGTTTGTTCATCCCCGGCGCATCTCAGGTGATGCCGGTGGAATCAGCGAAAACGGAACCTCAGGAAAAGGAAAAGACTGAGGTGAGGGATTTCACCGGGCTCCTTTCATGGCCGGTCGAAGGGAAAATCATCTCGGAATTCGGAGTCCGAGGCGGTACACAGTACAACGGAATTACCATACAGGCGCCGGAAGGAAGTCCCGTCCGAGCTTCCGGGAACGGTCGAGTCGGTCATGTCGGAACAATAACGCTATTCGGGAACGTGGTGCTGATCGAGCATCCGAATAATCTGGTAACAGTGTACGCTCACCTCAAAGAGATCAAAGTAACCGCTGGTGACACGGTAAAGAATGGGCAGATTATAGGTACTGTCGGGAGTTCCGGAAGATCGGAAGGACCGACGCTCTATTATGAAGTGCGCTCCAGGAAGAAGCCGAGAAATCCACTCTTCTTCATGGACAGAAAAGCGGAAGTTAAAGAGACCGGTTGA
- a CDS encoding protein-L-isoaspartate(D-aspartate) O-methyltransferase, whose amino-acid sequence MNFAQARNDMVQKQLVARGIRDPKVLSALGEVPRHLFVDESLRDEAYDDNPLPIGEGQTISQPYMVAIMTELLGLRDSDRVLEIGTGSGYQAAVLSCICQWVYTIERFPFLSERARRITSVCNYRNISFRVADGTQGWPEEAPFDGIIVTAGAPRIPKTLVAQLAPGGRLIIPVGNRFSQTLKRFTRRDDGDTIESFTGCRFVDLVGEHGWSPSFFSEWQH is encoded by the coding sequence ATAAATTTCGCACAGGCCCGAAACGATATGGTGCAGAAGCAGCTTGTGGCGAGAGGAATAAGGGATCCCAAAGTGCTTTCCGCTCTTGGAGAGGTCCCTCGGCACTTGTTCGTTGACGAATCCTTGCGGGATGAAGCGTACGACGATAATCCTTTGCCCATAGGAGAAGGTCAGACTATAAGTCAACCGTACATGGTTGCCATCATGACGGAGCTCCTGGGTCTTCGAGATTCGGACCGCGTTCTTGAAATCGGGACAGGGTCGGGGTATCAGGCAGCAGTACTCTCCTGTATTTGTCAGTGGGTTTATACGATCGAGCGGTTCCCGTTTCTCTCGGAGAGAGCGCGGCGGATAACGTCTGTCTGCAATTATCGGAATATCAGTTTTCGGGTCGCTGATGGGACTCAAGGCTGGCCGGAGGAAGCGCCTTTCGACGGTATCATCGTTACCGCAGGTGCTCCGAGGATTCCCAAGACCCTGGTGGCACAGCTCGCCCCGGGAGGAAGGCTTATTATTCCTGTGGGGAACAGGTTTTCCCAGACTTTAAAGAGATTTACCCGGCGTGACGATGGAGATACCATTGAAAGCTTTACCGGATGCCGATTCGTAGACCTTGTTGGCGAACACGGTTGGTCTCCATCGTTCTTTTCCGAATGGCAGCACTGA
- a CDS encoding TraR/DksA family transcriptional regulator: MWMTREEIAAALGIVPNSVRGKVQKGQIERKVEDGKNLYRIITAVPKKGVAPQDSETEIQTAPQPAPVPPEPPKREEPRPVPRIVHPVHEPVRKPVTTPEPEVKRKPSDKEPFNPKQVLLEMIASLKIGRNIDAIEKGDEIDLATGEISRELDARISMRQHRQLKEIEDALERIKLGEYGICEDCGEPIPEQRLRLFPAARLCVRCQEEMDQLEKLRESQGIRGGTWREEPSEGTYVRSFED; the protein is encoded by the coding sequence ATGTGGATGACCCGTGAAGAAATTGCGGCCGCTTTGGGAATAGTCCCCAACAGTGTGCGGGGGAAAGTCCAAAAAGGCCAAATTGAACGCAAAGTGGAAGATGGGAAGAATTTGTACAGGATAATAACCGCTGTTCCGAAGAAGGGGGTAGCGCCTCAAGATTCGGAGACTGAGATCCAAACCGCACCGCAGCCTGCTCCCGTACCTCCGGAACCGCCCAAGAGAGAGGAACCGAGGCCGGTGCCTCGTATCGTGCATCCAGTGCATGAACCTGTTCGTAAACCGGTAACAACTCCGGAACCTGAAGTAAAAAGGAAACCATCCGATAAAGAACCCTTTAATCCCAAACAGGTTCTGCTGGAAATGATAGCCTCTTTGAAAATAGGTAGAAATATTGACGCTATTGAAAAAGGTGACGAAATAGATCTTGCCACTGGAGAGATTTCCCGAGAATTGGATGCCCGTATTTCCATGCGACAGCATCGGCAACTCAAAGAAATCGAAGATGCCTTGGAAAGAATCAAGCTCGGAGAATACGGCATATGTGAAGATTGTGGCGAACCCATTCCTGAACAGAGATTGCGTCTGTTTCCTGCTGCACGGCTCTGCGTTCGCTGCCAGGAGGAGATGGATCAATTGGAAAAACTCAGGGAATCTCAGGGCATCAGGGGCGGCACTTGGAGAGAAGAGCCGTCTGAAGGAACATACGTGCGATCCTTCGAAGATTAA
- a CDS encoding response regulator yields MLSGKVILVVDDEPDILETVKEILEQCQVETAGSFASAQTLLETRSYDMAVLDIMGVKGVELLQVAVGKQIPSVMLTAPALTPDYILKCMELGATSYLPKEDITQLDRLLEELFAIMASGGSARSHTMKRLELWLDEHIGHSWRDKYGKLWE; encoded by the coding sequence TTGCTAAGCGGAAAAGTCATTCTCGTAGTCGATGATGAGCCGGATATCCTTGAGACCGTCAAGGAAATTCTCGAACAATGCCAGGTGGAGACCGCCGGAAGTTTTGCCAGTGCGCAAACGCTTTTGGAAACCCGTTCCTATGATATGGCGGTGCTTGACATTATGGGCGTAAAAGGCGTGGAACTTTTACAGGTGGCGGTTGGCAAGCAAATCCCTTCTGTTATGCTTACGGCTCCTGCCTTGACTCCGGACTACATTCTCAAGTGCATGGAATTAGGCGCCACATCATATCTTCCCAAAGAAGATATTACTCAACTGGATCGACTTCTGGAGGAGCTGTTTGCAATTATGGCAAGCGGTGGTTCTGCTCGATCTCATACGATGAAACGTCTCGAACTGTGGCTTGATGAGCATATCGGCCACTCATGGCGGGACAAGTACGGGAAACTGTGGGAATAA
- a CDS encoding sensor histidine kinase, with amino-acid sequence MPIKNIQTSHLVHDLKNPVNIIETGARSLLDKQDRYGSLTASQEKVLRRMLRNALKIRQLADNMLEMDMAARGVVRITECTLSGILKTALVEVFDIVDPDVSDALVSAPTLDALRKVLVANDIDLDAEDSQLTRTIETDETKMCLIVTNLLSNAFKYKQKKVFLRCSSEGEFIRISVRDDGPGIPDVYHQQIFDQYFQCVKVDGFPVRGHGLGLAGAQALTEAIGGDLSLCKSVHGAEFVVQFKAGVKI; translated from the coding sequence GTGCCGATAAAAAACATACAGACGTCCCATTTAGTGCATGACCTGAAGAATCCTGTGAATATCATTGAGACAGGCGCTCGCTCACTTTTGGACAAGCAAGACCGTTATGGATCTTTGACCGCGAGCCAGGAAAAAGTACTGCGACGCATGTTGAGAAACGCTTTGAAAATCAGACAACTGGCGGACAACATGCTCGAAATGGATATGGCTGCCCGCGGAGTGGTACGAATAACCGAGTGCACGTTATCGGGTATTCTCAAAACCGCTTTAGTGGAGGTTTTCGATATCGTCGATCCCGACGTTTCCGATGCGCTTGTGAGTGCACCTACTTTGGATGCGCTCCGCAAGGTTCTCGTCGCAAATGACATCGATTTGGATGCCGAGGATTCCCAACTTACTCGTACCATCGAGACGGACGAGACCAAGATGTGCCTGATTGTGACGAATCTCCTGTCAAACGCATTCAAGTACAAACAGAAAAAAGTCTTTCTGAGATGCAGTTCCGAGGGGGAGTTCATCCGTATCTCTGTGAGAGATGACGGACCCGGAATCCCCGACGTCTATCATCAGCAAATTTTCGATCAGTATTTTCAATGCGTCAAAGTTGACGGATTCCCCGTCCGCGGTCACGGGCTCGGCCTGGCTGGAGCACAGGCGCTTACCGAGGCAATCGGAGGGGATCTCTCCTTGTGCAAGAGTGTACATGGGGCCGAATTCGTGGTCCAGTTCAAAGCAGGCGTGAAAATCTAG
- a CDS encoding FeoA family protein produces MAHAERQCDDCPALIDEECKVNGMVTLSSYRPGETGTIAQVCGNPEFRLRMMEMGFIRGTQVKVVKFAPLSDPIEFLIKGYHVTLRRDQANNIIMNQPEKAA; encoded by the coding sequence ATGGCTCATGCAGAACGACAATGTGACGACTGCCCGGCTCTGATTGACGAGGAATGTAAGGTAAACGGTATGGTAACACTGTCCAGCTACAGACCCGGAGAAACAGGCACGATCGCGCAGGTATGCGGCAATCCCGAATTCCGCCTGCGCATGATGGAAATGGGCTTCATTAGAGGCACGCAGGTCAAGGTCGTAAAATTTGCCCCGTTGAGCGATCCTATCGAATTCCTCATTAAAGGATATCATGTGACCCTCCGCAGAGACCAAGCGAACAACATCATCATGAACCAGCCGGAAAAAGCCGCTTAG
- the feoB gene encoding ferrous iron transport protein B: protein MPNRMVVALAGNPNAGKTTLFNALTGARQHVGNWPGVTVEKKEGSLWHADHEIHVVDLPGTYSLTAYSLEEIIARNFVVQGAPDVVLDVVDASNLERNLYLSVQLLEMGAKVIMALNMIDVAEGRKIHIDHKKLSELLGIPIIPTNGKKGVGIHVLLDTALDKSQDEKPVAGSVIQYGTEIEEELVKIESKLNEARFHLGKLSNRWIAVKLLEGDPEIISLVNGSETTNEIVSQVEKSRKHLIDIFADTPEILFTDARYGFISGAIKQSVHVETTDRVHLSENIDKYLTNRVLGPVILLLVLYSVYLVTFQGSEPLVNWFEAFFKWLGATVTDLLPEGLLRSLLVSGIIDGVGGVLGFTPLIAFMFFAIAILEDTGYMARIAFMLDRVLRGFGLHGASMLALMVSGGIAGGCAVPGIMATRTMKEPKERLVTILVAPLMNCGAKLPVYALMIGAFFPHGKAQIMFLLTIVSWALALTAAKIIRSTVLAGPSAPFVLELPPYRMPTLRGLLIHTWERTWMYVKKAGTVILAISVIIWAMMTFPGLAPEKAEPFDKKIETLTSEFLALPSAQQVFATEADLETFANFRTKLGEGRGAEFENEKRGYWVLAAALGDKAAEKRVAKSAITEMTALAEDYKKYADEKAEVENEKQSTKLRNTIAGRLGVALEYVFKPIGFDWRTNVALVGGFAAKEVVVSTLGTAYSLGEVNPSEESSSLPERLQKESGWNPLMAVCLIMFVMLYNPCFTTLVVIRKETGTWRWTLFAMGYTTLLAYCVALVVKVVGSLLNVGI, encoded by the coding sequence ATGCCAAATAGAATGGTGGTGGCCCTTGCTGGCAATCCGAATGCCGGCAAGACAACGCTGTTTAACGCCCTGACAGGGGCGCGGCAGCATGTTGGTAATTGGCCGGGGGTAACTGTCGAAAAAAAGGAAGGTTCTCTCTGGCACGCGGACCACGAGATTCATGTCGTAGACCTGCCCGGTACCTATTCTCTTACAGCTTACTCGCTCGAAGAAATCATTGCCCGTAATTTTGTCGTTCAAGGGGCACCTGACGTTGTGCTCGACGTTGTGGACGCCTCCAACCTGGAACGCAATTTGTACTTGTCGGTTCAGCTTCTCGAGATGGGCGCAAAGGTAATAATGGCTCTCAACATGATAGATGTTGCAGAAGGCCGCAAAATCCATATCGATCACAAGAAGCTGTCAGAACTTCTTGGAATCCCGATTATTCCTACGAATGGGAAAAAGGGCGTTGGCATCCATGTGCTGCTCGACACGGCATTGGACAAGTCCCAGGATGAGAAACCCGTTGCAGGATCGGTCATTCAGTACGGGACCGAAATTGAAGAAGAACTGGTCAAGATTGAAAGCAAATTGAATGAAGCTCGGTTTCATCTGGGGAAGCTCTCCAACAGATGGATTGCCGTGAAACTCCTCGAAGGCGACCCGGAAATCATCTCGCTGGTCAATGGTTCCGAGACAACCAACGAGATCGTTTCCCAGGTCGAGAAGAGTCGAAAGCATCTTATCGACATTTTTGCAGACACTCCCGAGATTCTGTTTACCGACGCGCGATACGGCTTCATTTCCGGTGCGATTAAACAGTCCGTTCATGTGGAGACCACCGATCGTGTGCATTTGAGCGAAAATATAGATAAATACCTGACTAATCGTGTTCTCGGTCCTGTCATTCTCCTCCTCGTCTTGTACTCGGTTTATCTGGTTACCTTTCAGGGTAGTGAACCTCTCGTAAACTGGTTCGAGGCGTTCTTTAAATGGCTCGGCGCCACGGTGACCGATCTCCTGCCGGAAGGTTTGCTCAGATCGCTCCTCGTAAGTGGCATAATTGACGGTGTCGGCGGAGTCCTGGGGTTTACGCCCCTTATTGCATTCATGTTTTTTGCCATAGCGATTCTTGAAGATACGGGCTACATGGCTCGAATAGCATTCATGCTGGATCGTGTACTACGAGGATTCGGGCTTCACGGAGCCTCCATGCTTGCTCTCATGGTCTCCGGAGGAATTGCGGGAGGCTGCGCTGTCCCCGGGATTATGGCAACGCGCACCATGAAGGAACCCAAAGAGCGGCTGGTAACGATCCTTGTCGCGCCATTGATGAATTGCGGTGCAAAGCTTCCCGTCTATGCGCTCATGATTGGAGCATTCTTTCCGCATGGAAAAGCTCAGATAATGTTCCTGCTTACAATCGTATCATGGGCCCTGGCATTGACCGCTGCCAAGATAATACGCTCCACGGTCCTCGCGGGACCTTCGGCTCCCTTTGTGCTCGAACTGCCTCCTTACAGGATGCCCACATTACGAGGCCTCCTGATTCACACGTGGGAGCGAACGTGGATGTACGTGAAGAAGGCCGGGACCGTGATTCTTGCGATTTCGGTTATCATCTGGGCAATGATGACCTTCCCTGGCCTGGCGCCGGAAAAGGCCGAACCATTCGACAAGAAAATTGAAACCCTGACTTCCGAATTTCTCGCTTTACCCTCAGCGCAGCAGGTGTTCGCCACGGAAGCCGACCTGGAGACGTTTGCGAACTTCAGAACCAAACTGGGGGAGGGCAGGGGGGCAGAATTCGAGAACGAAAAACGCGGCTACTGGGTTTTGGCTGCGGCATTGGGTGACAAAGCCGCCGAGAAACGAGTCGCCAAGAGTGCAATAACTGAAATGACCGCTTTGGCTGAGGATTACAAGAAATACGCCGACGAAAAAGCCGAAGTGGAGAATGAAAAGCAAAGCACCAAACTGAGGAATACGATAGCAGGCCGTTTGGGTGTGGCCCTTGAATACGTGTTCAAACCCATAGGTTTCGACTGGCGAACCAATGTGGCCCTGGTGGGCGGTTTTGCAGCCAAAGAAGTGGTCGTATCCACTCTGGGAACCGCATACAGCCTGGGGGAGGTGAATCCCAGCGAAGAGTCCTCAAGTCTTCCTGAAAGGCTGCAAAAGGAATCTGGTTGGAATCCTCTCATGGCAGTATGTCTGATCATGTTTGTGATGCTCTACAATCCGTGCTTCACCACACTTGTAGTGATTCGAAAAGAAACGGGTACGTGGAGATGGACCCTGTTTGCAATGGGGTACACGACCCTTCTCGCTTACTGCGTAGCCCTTGTGGTGAAAGTTGTCGGTTCCTTGCTCAATGTGGGAATCTAA
- a CDS encoding FeoB-associated Cys-rich membrane protein, translating to MWQELIVGVILLVCAGYIGKLLWKKFALMKSDAEPSCQDCSSCGEGSRVSCKNHPENVR from the coding sequence ATGTGGCAAGAGTTGATTGTAGGCGTGATATTACTTGTCTGCGCGGGCTATATTGGCAAGCTCCTCTGGAAAAAATTCGCACTCATGAAATCAGATGCGGAACCATCCTGCCAGGACTGTTCGTCATGCGGCGAGGGATCGCGCGTAAGCTGTAAAAATCATCCGGAGAATGTCAGATAG
- a CDS encoding metal-dependent transcriptional regulator encodes MESAPPLDLTSAMEDYLEAIYHLEQERRIARVRDIAKRLNVKMSSVSAALKILASRGLIRYDPHQFITLTDIGITKAEEIVRKHEVLKRFLVRVLQVGENVAEDNACRIEHHLDPEVIEKLTRFVEFIEMCPVDQTRWHENRADTCDDCTPCLEKAQRRLTDRQRAQQAAIQGGMTLAEAVPGSQVMIESVKGTAKFRKNIALQGLDTGVIVEVEEKNDSGGLRINTKGYHVSISGDDAPKICIKPI; translated from the coding sequence ATGGAATCTGCTCCACCACTAGATCTTACGTCGGCTATGGAGGACTATCTCGAGGCTATCTACCACCTCGAGCAGGAGCGTAGGATTGCGCGCGTTCGGGATATCGCCAAACGGCTTAACGTAAAGATGTCCTCCGTGAGCGCAGCGCTCAAGATTCTCGCTTCGAGAGGACTCATTCGCTATGACCCGCATCAGTTCATCACTTTGACTGATATCGGTATAACGAAGGCCGAAGAAATTGTCAGAAAACATGAGGTACTCAAACGTTTTCTGGTACGTGTCCTTCAAGTCGGGGAGAATGTAGCCGAAGACAACGCCTGTCGGATCGAGCATCATCTCGATCCCGAAGTCATCGAGAAGCTGACCAGGTTCGTAGAATTCATTGAAATGTGCCCTGTTGACCAGACCAGATGGCATGAAAACCGCGCGGACACATGTGACGACTGTACACCGTGCCTGGAAAAAGCTCAACGCAGGCTCACGGACAGGCAGCGTGCTCAGCAGGCAGCTATTCAAGGTGGTATGACGCTCGCCGAGGCTGTCCCCGGTTCCCAGGTTATGATCGAGAGTGTCAAGGGAACGGCAAAGTTTCGCAAGAATATAGCTTTGCAGGGGCTAGACACCGGAGTGATCGTGGAAGTGGAAGAAAAGAACGATTCCGGCGGCTTGCGCATTAACACCAAAGGTTATCATGTATCCATCTCGGGAGACGATGCTCCCAAGATCTGCATAAAGCCTATCTGA